In one Triplophysa dalaica isolate WHDGS20190420 chromosome 9, ASM1584641v1, whole genome shotgun sequence genomic region, the following are encoded:
- the urb1 gene encoding nucleolar pre-ribosomal-associated protein 1, with protein MANKRQHNESPKCTTTAKQSKPEESEFNGTVFKSMLKDPSKELKGLETFIRIARRLPCADLHDVVEGYIKVSVECSEIFKLLEAEGRSEYELMQIFQSLEMILLRTASDLSHLSMVGSNIVKKMVSTHMKLLLTSLHADEHRFVRQCLLFLSAMVSQGAEAARDIFSHTNFCKGISGLARRRDKTGKPDVRMAYIQFVLSFLMCGDNTTIDQILESKDLLSAVLSNGLKEDRISIVNLILSTLQTRVVQNKAIRKTQKVRFFSASILAQIASLYKWNGIVDVVTDDEEEQKDREGGQGIVRELVHKFLLDLCCSRKYGISFYDPSLGTMGRLGNIVLLQFLVGLKQLTEDEMVADLVVNILKGSPDILTRYLKETQFSFTPRIKSSWQDNITLLKKIFEAQPEMSKAFQTSELIPLPRLLSMVLVTCLPSACNKLFFTQGLNLPNVVVQHTTLSLLAFILKRAQKNIEHCLDKKVWETSDIYNPAMMEEFVQLFREALSKILPDTLSIISKWQSLSKEKVDGAKTANTEQQQEDKKRIEEKRGEDDPQLILVKALLLQVMCLYQRVVPHLVRQSKFDFSKLLKGVVMKRGTKQEVPPVLQYQILQLALELPASKFSWFRVEELADPDLEKGENSVFYLLLKMLVSGNSNYLKTSTRMLVLKVLRDSGVFEHTWKELDLWLDHLVRFDPSQQETVIQFLDHALVQVVCNQHVYTEKATGMVQEAAYLQANLSGQEGDEASIPISHIDDVLDMVDVILEGGEGDIGEIGPSLTDDVILQTFPFSVIVPAVLEARNNLPASSKHKKGAVYEYMSAVLCDVLHCQRDPLALCLTLQHYDKELNTSDTSPHPSLVTFYHYYSQWLPKPTQDKLFIAADITEGPSDVGLSALLKASYSEGPDAFLQEDFKGAVREALDTLDLYQFPVVVNQVLLYLRTYVVNFNSLGKAIASEVLGSLMTALNSLVLKLLSSEQSTHIDSKETPEDIDLFLDSDLIPAQNLDKEQIVRTVLRSVFKHPTVEQWFLALELSSLPPHTLNPVRLKQLCGCLTENTLTLLESSAATLRDLEASDIISTYLTAAHRAVLKELQEKGNKKCPKKESASVRVLLALHEYLDSSSLKELVSRILLLPQECLLAAKSELSVYGRVVLKLLTDDVNRLSEEHSSSIALSQAHLRGLAALLTSCQCVQLEDFLFRVLSREPGSAKLIQSDVLLHCIQRDGPSAGAVGVLLLQNCSTHVLSFELWCLEPSNLSQVTIGSDSFLRLLDAYLQKAAVDDPSRSKDIQRSVLKTLKKAFMSELRSAVQDGEVKVLTGLQLDVLSNLIRLAAANSDLARFMSDLPAILQRPDSNERWKLADSVSVKLSENPELGTEWRKSLLAAVFHWLIAVYKEQKNPQDQQEEAMLKRLQSLMIFPDTVAASNWNNFVKSGLKHRYLDPVFLETLNHLLEIMYGTLESPKELMPLSTIHMMTTSHSQFLSTMLSTQDSDGLHLSKEALVSLLLTVVRKCPEVCNSSHFLVNLGAYGASLSTTDQKILLLLQEYEKNNISLTEFQFVLWGPAAVEHHKARKSLGPSLWQKPSSEQLLSLLSTDNMLNTITHFPQQRYIIPQDGKDIIYTPEGKGWVDPSSMYDPCFLLPLFSFILRPECEVDCQKFVTSHALGVTVAALSSYDWKVRAAAYQILGSFYQHLEGARFREKRQLLYLLDTVKNGIRKQNIRLPFVHVTYIAKVAQQILRPEEHMYLVINRFLLRNQFLDLQKVPDFFKLFYSFDQEHKLEREWVLSVLEEGIRDKLCYEICEQQNVYQTLLGFGSSPLSDQSSQIQIVNVFYKTAHITRAAYDLIKNHGVLTWILQLIGKRYIDSRLLSRVIELLHKLWFTNLGDKESQTEASDAIEEQPQTSAKCLPLPIINEFLCTLLTLIRHLGGGVAVPQLKAFLHTLSSVLMHCGTVLNAHKEAGWLTLHPRKPSCSEVLSVLQRWGTLARDTFLLSALQTLADKHNVKELLGSGQGKRGEKGQGKSHSAKYAPFRTEKQDDTEAGQSDNLVQTYLEDCKPLLRDIIIHWEPKVQEPSCDKPDASDLDDAATCLVVKWALKTLTESPYEDSSTSAVLKWVQRIVLPRTDIIDALSDESTRKDFLKLYHQTCEHTAQEQRFTVETLQLFSAIMIQMLEANCGSVSDLHQMVISTCLPSEVDDDANTGKETGLKLLSLYIYEMWSGAQSPGLLLTHARLLCRDNRTSMKKSKPHVLHMCKQILSAVNP; from the exons ATGGCGAATAAACGTCAACATAACGAATCTCCCAAATGCACAACAACTGCAAAGCAAAGCAAACCAGAAGAAAGCGAGTTTAATGGCACTGTCTTTAAATCCATGTTAAAAGATCCGTCTAAAGAGCTAAAGG GTTTGGAAACCTTCATAAGAATCGCACGGAGACTTCCCTGTGCTGACCTCCACGATGTCGTCGAGGGCTACATTAAAGTATCGGTCGAATGTTCAGAGATTTTTAAATTACTGGAGGCAGAGGGTCGGTCGGAGTATGAA TTGATGCAGATTTTTCAGAGTCTCGAGATGATTTTGCTGCGGACAGCCAGCGATTTGAGTCACTTGAGTATGGTGGGCTCCAACATAGTTAAGAAGATGGTTTCAACTCATATGAAACTTCTGCTCACCTCCCTGCATGCTGACGAACATCG GTTTGTTCGCCAGTGTCTGCTGTTCCTGTCCGCTATGGTTTCTCAGGGAGCAGAGGCTGCCAGGGACATCTTCAGTCACACAAACTTCTGCAAAGGAATTTCTGGACTCGCTCGCAGAAGAGACAAAACG GGAAAACCTGATGTAAGAATGGCTTATATACAGTTTGTTCTCTCATTCCTGATGTGTGGAGACAACACAACTATTGATCAGATACTGGAAAGCAAAG ATTTATTGTCTGCAGTTTTGTCCAATGGACTTAAAGAAGACAGAATATCAATAGTAAACCTGATTCTTTCCACCCTTCAGACAAGA GTTGTGCAGAATAAAGCCATAAGGAAAACTCAGAAGGTGCGTTTCTTTAGCGCTTCAATACTGGCTCAGATCGCCTCTCTTTATAAATGGAATGGGATTGTGGATGTCGTCACGGATGATGAAGAG gaACAGAAAGACCGAGAGGGAGGACAGGGTATAGTGAGAGAGCTGGTGCATAAGTTCCTGCTGGACCTCTGCTGTTCTCGTAAATATGGGATTAGTTTCTATGACCCCAGTCTGGGGACCATGGGACG ATTGGGAAACATTGTTCTCCTTCAGTTCCTGGTGGGGCTGAAGCAGTTGACTGAAGACGAGATGGTGGCAGATCTGGTTGTTAATATTCTGAAGGGCAGTCCTGATATTCTCACTAGATACTTAAAGGAAACCCAGTTTTCATTCACTCCACGCATCAAGAGCTCCTGGCAGGATAACATCACTCTTCTCAAGAAA ATCTTTGAGGCCCAGCCGGAGATGTCCAAAGCTTTTCAGACATCTGAGTTGATTCCTTTACCTCGGTTGCTTTCCATGGTGCTGGTCACGTGTCTCCCTTCAGCgtgtaataaattgtttttcacTCAGGGACTCAAC TTACCCAACGTGGTGGTCCAACACACCACACTTTCTCTCTTGGCCTTCATCCTCAAGCGAGCCCAGAAGAATATTGAGCACTGTTTAGACAAAAAAGTCTGGGAGACTTCGGACATTTACAATCCTGCTATGATGGAGGAGTTTGTTCAGCTCTTCAGAGAAGCCTTGAGCAAG ATTCTGCCGGACACGCTGTCCATCATTTCCAAATGGCAGTCGCTCTCAAAGGAAAAGGTAGATGGTGCCAAGACGGCAAACACAGAACAACAGCAAGAAGACAAGAAAAGGATTGAAGAAAAACGGG GTGAGGATGACCCACAGCTTATTCTGGTGAAAGCGCTGCTTCTCCAAGTGATGTGCTTGTATCAGAGGGTGGTACCTCACCTCGTCAGACAAAGCAAATTCGACTTTAGCAAGCTCCTGAAAG GCGTGGTGATGAAGAGAGGAACGAAACAGGAAGTTCCTCCAGTTCTGCAGTATCAGATTCTACAACTGGCTCTTGAGCTCCCTGCCAGCAAGTTCTCCTGGTTCAGGGTTGAG GAACTAGCAGATCCAGATCTTGAAAAAGGAGAGAACTCTGTTTTCTATTTGTTGTTGAAGATGCTTGTAAGCGGTAACAGTAACTACTTGAAGACCTCAACCAGGATGCTTGTCCTAAAA GTGTTGAGAGACAGCGGCGTATTCGAGCACACATGGAAGGAGCTGGATCTATGGTTGGACCATCTGGTCCGTTTCGACCCCTCACAGCAGGAGACCGTCATTCAGTTTTTAGATCAT GCTCTTGTTCAAGTGGTGTGTAACCAACACGTTTACACTGAAAAAGCCACAGGTATGGTCCAGGAGGCGGCGTACCTGCAGGCAAACCTGAGCGGCCAAGAGGGAGATGAAGCTAGCATCCCCATATCACACATCGACG ATGTGCTGGATATGGTTGATGTTATTTTGGAGGGGGGTGAAGGGGACATCGGAGAGATCGGGCCGTCCCTCACCGACGACGTTATCCTCCAGACGTTCCCGTTCAGTGTCATCGTGCCTGCTGTGCTAGAGGCTCGCAACAATCTGCCAGCCagttcaaaacataaaaaag GTGCGGTGTATGAGTACATGAGTGCAGTTCTGTGTGACGTTCTGCACTGTCAGAGGGACCCGCTGGCTCTGTGTCTGACCCTCCAGCACTATGATAAAGAGTTAAACACATCAGACACTTCACCTCATCCTTCTCTTGTCACTTTCTACCATTACTACTCACAATGGCTTCCCAAACCAACACAAGACAAGCTG TTTATCGCTGCAGATATCACTGAGGGACCATCAGATGTTGGTCTGAGCGCTCTGCTGAAGGCGTCCTATAGCGAAGGACCCGATGCTTTCCTGCAGGAGGACTTTAAAGGGGCCGTACGGGAAGCTTTGGATACACTTGATCTGTACCAGTTTCCAGTGGTTGTCAATCAAGTGCTTCTCTACCTCAGAACCTATGTGGTCAATTTCAATTCG CTTGGAAAGGCCATCGCATCAGAGGTGTTGGGCAGTCTGATGACAGCGCTGAACTCTCTCGTTCTGAAGCTGTTGAGCTCAGAACAGTCAACTCACATTGATTCTAAAGAAACACCTGAGGACATAGACCTTTTCCTTGATAGCGACCTTATACCTGCTCAAAACCTTGACAAGGAACAG ATCGTGCGGACTGTGCTCAGATCGGTGTTTAAACACCCGACTGTGGAGCAGTGGTTTTTGGCTCTGGAGTTGAGTTCTTTACCACCGCACACGCTGAATCCCGTGCGGTTAAAGCAGCTGTGTGGTTGTCTCACGGAGAACACGCTCACCCTGCTGGAGTCCAGTGCCGCCACCCTCAGAGACCTGGAGGCGTCAGACATTATCAGCACGTATCTGACCGCGGCTCACAGAGCCGTACTCAAAGAACTGCAAGAGAAGGGAAACAA AAAGTGTCCAAAAAAGGAATCGGCCTCTGTTCGAGTTCTCCTGGCTCTGCACGAGTACCTGGACTCATCTAGTCTGAAGGAGCTGGTGTCCCGTATTCTGCTGCTCCCTCAAGAGTGTCTGTTGGCTGCCAAGAGTGAGTTGAGCGTGTATGGTCGTGTGGTATTGAAACTCCTCACGGATGACGTGAATCGGCTGTCTGAAGAGCACAGCAGCTCGATCGCTCTGTCACAGGCTCACCTGCGGGGTCTGGCCGCTCTCCTCACGTCCTGCCAGTGTGTTCAGCTTGAGGACTTCCTGTTCCGG GTGTTGTCTCGGGAGCCGGGCAGTGCGAAGCTGATTCAGAGCGATGTTCTCCTGCACTGCATCCAGAGAGACGGTCCATCAGCCGGGGCCGTTGGCGTTCTCCTGCTGCAGAACTGTTCCACACACGTTCTCAGCTTTGAGCTCTGGTGCCTGGAACCATCAAACCTGTCACAGGTCACCATCGGGAGTGACAGCTTTCTGCGTTTACTCGACGCCTACCTGCAGAAAGCCGCCGTAGATGATCCTTCCCGATCCAAAGACA TTCAGAGATCAGTCCTGAAGACTCTGAAGAAAGCGTTCATGTCTGAGCTGCGGAGCGCCGTGCAGGATGGAGAAGTCAAGGTGTTGACAGGTCTTCAGTTGGACGTCCTCTCCAACCTCATCCGACTGGCAGCTGCGAACTCTGACCTCGCACGATTTATGAGCGATCTTCCTGCTATCCTTCAGAGACCGGACAGTAATGAAAG GTGGAAGCTGGCGGACTCTGTGAGTGTTAAGCTGTCTGAGAATCCAGAACTGGGGACTGAGTGGAGGAAATCTCTGCTTGCTGCTGTCTTTCACTGGCTCATCGCTGTATACAAAGAGCAGAAAAACCCACAAGACCAACAAGAAGAAGCCATGTTGAAACGACTTCAGTCACTGATG ATTTTCCCAGACACTGTTGCTGCATCAAATTGGAATAACTTTGTCAAGTCCGGTCTAAa GCATCGGTACCTTGATCCTGTTTTTCTGGAGACCCTGAACCACTTGTTAGAGATCATGTATGGGACGCTGGAGAGCCCTAAAGAGTTGATGCCCTTGTCCACCATTCATATGATGACCACCAGCCACTCTCAGTTCTTGTCCACGATGCTTTCCACACAAGACAGTGACGGTCTTCATTTGTCTAAAG AGGCGTTGGTGTCTCTTCTGCTCACTGTGGTGAGAAAATGTCCTGAAGTGTGTAACAGCAGTCACTTCCTCGTCAATCTCGGCGCGTATGGAGCATCGCTGAGCACCACAG ATCAGAAGATTTTGCTTCTGCTCCAGGAGTACGAGAAGAACAACATTAGCCTCACGGAGTTTCA ATTTGTCTTGTGGGGTCCTGCCGCGGTGGAGCATCATAAAGCCCGCAAGAGTCTGGGTCCGTCTCTGTGGCAGAAGCCCAGCTCAGAGCAGCTCCTGTCACTGCTTTCCACAGACAACATGTTAAACACCATCACGCACTTCCCACAGCAGCGATATATTATACCTCAG GATGGCAAAGACATCATCTACACACCGGAGGGCAAAGGTTGGGTAGATCCATCATCTATGTATGACCCGTGCTTCCTCCTGCCTCTCTTCAGCTTTATTCTTCGTCCAG AATGTGAGGTGGACTGCCAGAAATTTGTTACCAGTCATGCTTTGGGTGTTACAGTGGCGGCGCTGAGCAGTTATGACTGGAAAGTGAGGGCCGCAGCGTACCAAATACTGGGCTCGTTTTACCAGCACCTCGAGGGAGCTCGCTTCCGAGAGAAGAGACAg CTCCTGTACTTGCTTGACACAGTCAAGAATGGAATCCGAAAGCAAAATATCCGGTTGCCGTTTGTGCATGTGACGTACATTGCCAAAGTTGCTCAGCAAATTTTGAGACCAG AGGAACACATGTATTTGGTGATAAACCGGTTTCTTCTGAGGAATCAGTTTCTGGACCTGCAAAAAGTCCCTGACTTCTTCAAACTCTTTTACAGCTTTGATCAAGAG CACAAACTGGAGCGCGAATGGGTTCTGAGCGTGTTGGAGGAAGGGATAAGAGATAAGTTATGCTATGAGATCTGTGAGCAGCAGAATGTCTATCAGACTCTCCTGGGCTTTGGGAGCAGTCCACTCTCTGATCAGTCCTCTCAG ATTCAGATCGTGAACGTTTTCTACAAGACCGCTCATATCACCAGAGCTGCTTATGACCTCATCAAAAACCATGGAGTCTTAACGTGGATATTACAGCTGATAGGAAAGAG GTACATCGACAGCAGGTTATTAAGTCGTGTCATCGAGCTGCTCCATAAGCTGTGGTTCACTAACTTGGGTGATAAAGAGAGTCAAACAGAAGCAAGCGACGCTATAGAAGAGCAACCACAAACCTCGGCCAAATGTCTTCCTCTTCCAATCATCAATGAGTTTCTGTGCACACTACTCACACTCATCAGACATCTGGG AGGTGGTGTGGCTGTACCTCAGCTGAAGGCATTCCTTCACACACTCTCTTCTGTACTGATGCATTGTGGGACAGTTTTAAACGCTCACAAGGAGGCCGGCTGGCTGACACTCCATCCACGGAAACCTTCTTGCTCCGAAGTCCTCAGTGTCCTGCAGCGCTGGGGAACTCTGGCCAGAGACACCTTCCTGCTGTCGGCTCTTCAAACTCTCGCCGACAAACACAATGTCAAAGAGCTGCTTG GCTCTGGTCAAggaaagagaggagagaaaggCCAAGGAAAAAGTCACTCGGCAAAGTATGCTCCTTTCCGAACTGAAAAACAGGACGACACTGAAGCTGGACAAAGTGATAATCTGGTGCAAACTTATTTGGAGGATTGTAAACCTTTGCTTCGAGACATCATCATACACTGGGAACCAAAAGTGCAAGAGCCTTCATGTGACAAACCCGATGCTAGTGATCTAGATGATGCCGCTACCTGTTTAGTAGTCAAGTGGGCCCTTAAGACATTGACAGAGAGCCCGTACGAGGACAGCAGTACCTCTGCTGTTTTAAAATGGGTGCAGAGGATCGTTCTGCCTCGCACAGATATCATAGATGCTTTAAGTGATGAAAGCACGAGAAAGGACTTCCTCAAACTTTATCACCAGACATGTGAGCACACGGCCCAAGAGCAGCGCTTCACAGTCGAGACCCTACAACTCTTCTCTGCCATCATGATTCAGATGCTGGAGGCAAACTGCGGTTCTGTGAGTGACTTGCATCAGATGGTGATAAGCACGTGCTTGCCTTCAGAAGTCGATGACGACGCCAATACAG GGAAGGAAACAGGGTTAAAGTTGCTCTCCTTGTACATCTATGAGATGTGGAGTGGAGCTCAGTCCCCCGGCCTCCTCCTGACCCACGCCAGACTGCTGTGCCGAGACAACAGGACAAGCATGAAAAAATCTAAACCACACGTACTTCACATGTGTAAACAAATATTGTCTGCTGTAAACCCATAA